The Euphorbia lathyris chromosome 8, ddEupLath1.1, whole genome shotgun sequence genome has a window encoding:
- the LOC136204221 gene encoding protein EARLY RESPONSIVE TO DEHYDRATION 15-like, with the protein MALVSGGRSTLNPDAPLFIPAAYRQVEDFSPEWWQLVTTSTWYRDYWLSQHQDAKGFYDNAEDNITYLLCITYICLLALLLSH; encoded by the coding sequence ATGGCACTTGTCTCAGGAGGAAGGTCAACACTAAACCCAGATGCCCCTCTCTTTATTCCTGCTGCTTACCGGCAAGTGGAAGATTTCTCTCCTGAATGGTGGCAACTGGTTACTACTTCAACATGGTATAGGGATTACTGGCTCAGTCAGCATCAGGACGCAAAAGGTTTCTATGATAATGCAGAGGATAATATCACTTATCTACTGTGCATCACCTATATTTGTTTgcttgcacttttgttgtcacattga